The following are encoded together in the Lactuca sativa cultivar Salinas chromosome 1, Lsat_Salinas_v11, whole genome shotgun sequence genome:
- the LOC111906569 gene encoding splicing factor U2af small subunit B produces MAEHLASIFGTEKDRVNCPFYFKIGACRHGDRCSRLHTKPSISPTLLLSNMYQRPDMITPGVDPQGQPLDPSKIQDHFEDFYEDLFEELGKYGEIESLNICDNLADHMVGNVYAQFREEEHAAAALQNLSGRFYAGRPIIVDFSPVTDFREATCRQYEENVCNRGGYCNFMHLKKINKDLRRQLFGRRRRSRSRSRSPPRHRNHDDRPQGGGGGGGGGRGYGRRGGGGYSDHRSNDRGRRPRSRSPGRRGGRSRSPGGKRNRSPVREGSAERRAKIEQWNREKEQAKSGTNNASNVNENNEGGNTNDDGGLQNGENYRDAPQPKQQDDGNYDY; encoded by the exons ATGGCGGAGCACTTGGCTTCCATATTTGGTACGGAAAAGGACCGAGTCAACTGTCCTTTTTACTTCAAGATCGGAGCCTGTCGCCATGGAGATCGATGCTCAAGGCTCCATACCAAACCCAGCATCAGCCCTACCCTATTGCTTTCCAACATGTACCAACGCCCCGATATGATCACTCCAGGTGTTGATCCTCAGGGTCAGCCCCTTGATCCTAGCAAAATCCAGGATCACTTCGAG GATTTTTATGAAGATCTGTTTGAAGAGCTTGGCAAATACGGAGAGATTGAAAGCCTAAACATTTGTGATAATTTGGCTGACCATATG GTTGGAAATGTGTATGCACAGTTCAGGGAAGAAGAACATGCTGCAGCTGCTCTCCAAAATCTGAGTGGAAGGTTTTATGCAG GTCGTCCCATTATCGTTGACTTTTCTCCAGTGACAGATTTCCGTGAAGCAACTTGCAGACAATATGAAGAAAACGTATGCAATCGTGGTGGTTATTGCAACTTCATGCATCTAAAAAAGATCAACAA AGATTTGAGGAGGCAGTTATTCGGGAGGCGTAGGAGGAGCCGAAGCAGAAGCCGTAGTCCTCCGAGACACCGGAATCATGATGACCGCCCACAAggcggtggcggtggtggtggtggtggacgtGGGTATGGGAGAAGAGGTGGTGGTGGTTACTCTGATCACCGGAGCAATGACAGGGGGAGGCGGCCGAGGAGTAGGAGTCCGGGGAGGAGAGGGGGGAGGAGCAGAAGTCCAGGAGGGAAGAGAAACCGGAGTCCGGTCAGGGAAGGGAGTGCTGAAAGAAGGGCAAAGATTGAACAATGGAATAGAGAAAAAGAACAGGCGAAATCTGGAACTAATAATGCTTCAAATGTTAATGAAAATAATGAAGGTGGTAATACTAATGATGATGGTGGTTTACAAAATGGAGAAAATTACCGTGATGCCCCTCAGCCGAAGCAGCAAGATGATGGAAATTATGATTACTGA
- the LOC111906570 gene encoding histone deacetylase HDT1 translates to MEFWGAEIKSGQSFDVVIGEGKVLHLSQACLGEAKKETKESVCMHMTMDGKKLVLGTLIPEKIPQQLFDLVFDKDFKVSHNSKNSSIYLYGYKADNPADDNDDSEEFSSEDDEEEDLPLPVANGKQEAKKEEKKAVVPKKEQKSSAAGKQKVKIVEPEKDVKESDDDDDSDDSAAMSEDSDDEDDEDSSDDEEDSDEEEETPKKEQSGKKRQNESASKTPTEKKKTKIAATPQKTEGKKSGAVHIATPHPSKQAVAKTPAGGSKSNQKSPATDGAHSCKSCNRNFKTEGALSSHNQAKHSASK, encoded by the exons ATGGAGTTTTGGG GTGCTGAGATTAAAAGTGGCCAGTCATTTGATGTAGTCATTGGTGAAGGCAAGGTTTtgcatctttcacag GCTTGTCTTGGTGAAGCAAAGAAGGAAACAAAGGAATCTGTTTGCATGCACATGACTATGGATGGAAAAAAACTTGTTCTTGGAACCCTTATTCCTGAGAAGATTCCACAACAGTTATTCGACTTGGTCTTTGACAAAGACtttaaagtctcacacaactcaAAAAACAGCAGCATCTATTTGTATGGCTACAAAGCTGACAACCCTGCTGATGACAATGA TGACTCTGAAGAATTTTCTTCTGAAGATGATGAGGAGGAAGATCTTCCACTTCCAGTGGCTAATG GAAAACAAGAGGCAAAGAAAGAGGAGAAAAAAGCTGTAGTTCCTAAGAAAGAACAGAAGTCATCTGCTGCTGGAAAACAGAAGGTGAAAATTGTGGAACCTGAAAAAGACGTGAAAGAgtcagatgatgatgatgacagtgatgactctgcTGCAATGTCTGAAGATTCTGATGATGAg GATGATGAGGATTcctctgatgatgaagaagacaGTGATGAGGAGGAAGAGACACCCAAAAAG GAACAATCTGGAAAGAAGAGACAGAATGAATCTGCAAGCAAGACCCCTACTGAGAAGAAGAAAACAAAGATTGCTGCTACCCCTCAGAAGACTG AAGGAAAGAAGAGTGGAGCAGTGCATATAGCAACACCTCATCCATCAAAGCAGGCGGTTGCTAAGACGCCAGCTGGCGGAAGCAAGTCTAACCAGAAAAGTCCGGCCACTGATGGTGCTCATTCTTGCAAATCGTGCAACAG GAACTTTAAGACAGAGGGTGCTCTTTCGTCTCATAACCAGGCGAAGCACTCAGCAAGTAAATGA